A genomic region of Rhipicephalus sanguineus isolate Rsan-2018 chromosome 3, BIME_Rsan_1.4, whole genome shotgun sequence contains the following coding sequences:
- the LOC119386868 gene encoding E3 ubiquitin-protein ligase MSL2: protein MNGLSLYLDLCRKVCESDPEDHSAWADIYRLLSLLRQALACSVCSNLLVVPMSSSTSKCRHAVCKGCVGQTMRLSAPCVDCNNNTSGFTENKQLRIVLQCYKNICRYLCAPRFQRKWGSLNGGTNVTFRDIVVEGSRLADNYRHAEPTSTSLPSTSSSAVPSLAASSSFSPSLSSPCVAAASTTVVPTQAPRVVNRTSAVAAAAVTKSVSGDRARRAVLLNGDAMALAHDRATSAPYKLIKVPAVLEISRSGSDSTSAPEGGSDSAAAPQTPTTVLHYQQPVTAARRGCRCGAASLNPGKLTCCGQRCPCYVAGASCKTCRCKGCRNPVDKITQLWGEALQVGGQAGVDGKPTSEPRTHVVHIVQVDE, encoded by the exons ATGAACGGTTTGAGTCTGTACCTGGATTTGTGTCGAAAAGTGTGCGAATCGGACCCCGAAGACCACAGTGCCTGGGCTGACATATATCGCCTGCTGTCCCTGCTGAGGCAGGCACTTGCGTGCAGTGTGTGTTCCAATCTCCTGGTCGTCCCGATGTCTTCTAGTACGTCCAAGTGTCGGCACGCAGTGTGCAAAGGATGTGTGGGCCAGACGATGCGGCTAAGCGCGCCATGCGTCGACTGCAACAACAACACGTCCGGTTTCACCGAGAACAAGCAGCTTCGAATTGTGCTTCAGTGCTACAAGAATATCTGCCGCTATCTGTGTGCGCCTAGGTTTCAGAGAAAGTGGGGTAGTCTGAATGGTGGTACAAATGTCACTTTCAGGGACATCGTCGTCGAAGGGTCGCGTCTGGCCGATAACTATCGGCACGCGGAGCCCACTTCGACGAGCTTACCGTCGACGTCGTCGTCCGCAGTGCCTTCCTTGGCAGCTTCGTCTTCGTTTTCCCCGTCTTTATCGTCACCGTGTGTAGCAGCAGCATCCACAACCGTAGTACCTACTCAAGCACCTCGTGTTGTGAATCGGACTTCGGCCGTGGCCGCGGCCGCAGTGACGAAAAGTGTGAGCGGTGACAGAGCGCGTCGCGCTGTGCTTCTCAATGGAGATGCAATGGCATTAGCGCACGATCGTGCCACCTCTGCGCCGTACAAGCTCATAAAGGTACCCGCAG TGCTGGAGATCAGCCGATCCGGTTCGGATTCGACGTCGGCGCCGGAGGGCGGCAGTGATTCGGCTGCGGCGCCTCAGACGCCAACGACTGTTCTGCACTACCAGCAGCCAGTGACGGCAGCACGCCGGGGCTGTCGGTGTGGCGCGGCGAGCTTGAACCCTGGCAAGCTGACGTGCTGCGGTCAGCGGTGCCCTTGCTACGTGGCCGGAGCGAGCTGCAAGACGTGTCGCTGCAAGGGTTGCCGGAACCCCGTGGACAAGATCACCCAGCTCTGGGGCGAGGCGCTGCAAGTGGGCGGCCAGGCGGGAGTCGACGGCAAGCCGACGTCCGAGCCGCGGACACACGTGGTGCACATTGTGCAGGTTGACGAGTGA